A genomic region of Miscanthus floridulus cultivar M001 chromosome 3, ASM1932011v1, whole genome shotgun sequence contains the following coding sequences:
- the LOC136541266 gene encoding uncharacterized protein isoform X2 has product METSISPPGTSKQSAVRKPSPGSSLKDLCLVSKQGSIAEVESALALLKKSGGNIDGRNAFGLSALHLATWRNHLPIVRRLLDAGADPDARDGESGWSSLHRALHFGHLCIAGVLLQFGASLTLEDTKGRTPVDLLSCPVSQANGDFPDAVATEVFSWGSGTNYQLGTGNAHMQKLPCKVETLHGSYIKTVAASKFHSVAVSSDGELYTWGFGRGGRLGHPDIHSGQTTAVITPRQVTVGLGRKRVNVVAATKHHTVIATETGELFTWGSNREGQLGYPSVDTQPTPRRVSSLKQRIISVAAANKHSAAVADTGEVFTWGCNKEGQLGYGTSNSASNCIPRMVEYLKGKVFRSVSAAKYHTIVLGVDGEVFTWGHRLVTPRRVVVARCLKKGGNTNLKFHRMERLQVISVAAGTTHSTALTADGALFYWVSSDPDLKCQQIFSMCGRNIVNISAGKYWTAVATSTGDVFMWDAKKRKDETPIFTRVHGVKRATSVCVGETHMLVLSSIYHPEYPPKPKSQGIKSMLEWNSGTEELDEDILFNDVEPSSGLSGSSGEMSKGVPSLKSLCEKVAVEYLLEPKNAIQLLEVADSLEAKELKKHCEDLAIRNLDYIFTVGAPSIMNAYPEILVNLEKLLDEKSSEPWSQRRLPTMTATYPAVIDSDVEEDEAREFPKPRKCGRSSRPSAMSSHDNFLQKDCTAEQAVSKQIRALRKKLQQIEILEAKQLAGHQLDNQQLAKLESRAALEGELAELGIPSEAYSTSSACPADGRTNRKPEVSKIQKRKNKQATQTLSVKSEPGQQIPIMDLQEVLPVNISAEKEAYAADPIKHIEAAAFSNTKDIASPLEKKPSQPTSSKKKNRKGGLSLFLSGALDDTPKPSLPAPVVPITPKPEGPAWGGAKITKGPASLRDIQSEQSKTNEPTSAKAKDRYENSPDSAGRVRLSSFIPDSHSSPIAVTPARAVPSSEGDKSTPPWSSSATSPNVSRPSLRDIQMQQEKRHHGISHSPKTQTSGFSIPHHDGSPEVGGVKDNVPNRWFRPEIDAPSSIRSIQIEEQAIKDFKRFYSSVRIVKPLYPDRGAGY; this is encoded by the exons ATGGAGACTTCGATATCTCCACCAGGAACATCAAAGCAATCAGCTGTCCGCAAACCTTCTCCTGGAAGCTCTCTTAAGGATCTGTGCCTTGTTTCCAAACAAGGGTCAATAGCTGAAGTAGAatctgctttggccttgttgaaAAAGAGTGGTGGGAACATTGATGGTAGAAATGCATTTGGCCTTAGTGCCCTCCACCTTGCAACATGGAGAAACCATCTACCCATTGTGAGGAGACTCCTAGATGCTGGTGCTGACCCAGATGCAAGG GATGGAGAATCTGGCTGGAGTAGCCTGCATAGAGCGCTTCATTTTGGTCACCTGTGTATTGCTGGTGTTCTTTTACAGTTTGgtgcttccctcactttggaGGACACTAAGGGCCGTACACCTGTTGACCTTCTCTCCTGTCCAGTATCACAGGCGAATGGAGATTTTCCGGATGCAG ttGCAACAGAAGTCTTCAGTTGGGGAAGTGGGACAAATTATCAGCTGGGAACTGGCAATGCCCACATGCAAAAACTACCATGCAAagtagaaaccttgcatggatcATATATCAAAACAGTTGCTGCATCGAAGTTCCATAGTGTAGCAGTTAGTTCTGATGGCGAACTATACACATGGGGATTTGGTCGAGGTGGTCGTCTTGGTCATCCAGATATTCACAG TGGCCAGACAACTGCTGTGATTACCCCTCGCCAAGTGACAGTAGGATTAGGCCGTAAACGAGTTAATGTTGTGGCTGCAACCAAACATCATACTGTGATTGCTACAGAGACGGGGGAATTGTTTACCTGGGGATCAAATAGAG AGGGTCAGCTTGGTTACCCTTCTGTTGATACCCAACCAACACCAAGGCGTGTTAGTTCGCTCAAGCAAAGGATAATTTCTGTAGCTGCTGCAAACAAGCACTCCGCTGCAGTTGCTGATACTGGCGAAGTATTCACCTGGGGTTGCAATAAGGAGGGCCAGCTAGGATATGGCACTTCAAACTCAGCATCAAATTGTATTCCAAGAATGGTGGAGTACTTGAAAGGAAAAGTATTTAGAAGTGTATCTGCAGCAAAATATCATACAATAGTGTTAGGAGTTGATGGGGAG GTGTTCACTTGGGGCCATCGCCTTGTCACCCCACGGCGTGTCGTAGTAGCTCGATGCCTTAAGAAGGGTGGGAATACAAACCTAAAGTTTCATCGTATGGAACGACTTCAAGTGATTTCAGTGGCTGCTGGAACAACGCACAGTACTGCTTTAACAGCTGATGGTGCTCTTTTCTACTGGGTTTCGTCAGATCCTGATCTAAAATGCCAGCAG ATATTTTCAATGTGTGGAAGGAATATTGTGAACATCTCGGCTGGAAAGTACTGGACAGCTGTGGCTACATCAACTGGTGATGTTTTCATGTGGGATGCAAAGAAACGTAAGGATGAAACGCCAATCTTCACTCGGGTGCATGGTGTTAAGCGAGCAACATCTGTTTGTGTCGGTGAAACACACATGCTTGTGCTCTCAAGTATATACCATCCTGAGTATCCGCCCAAACCTAAAAGCCAAGGCATAAAATCCATGTTAGAATGGAACAGTGGAACAGAAGAGTTGGATGAAGATATCCTGTTTAATGATGTTGAGCCCAGCAGTGGTTTATCAGGAAGCAGCGGTGAAATGAGCAAAGGTGTGCCTAGCTTGAAAAGCCTCTGTGAGAAGGTTGCAGTTGAGTATTTATTGGAGCCAAAAAACGCAATACAACTTCTTGAAGTTGCTGATTCCTTGGAAGCCAAGGAGCTCAAGAAGCATTGCGAG GATTTAGCTATTCGCAACCTCGATTACATTTTCACAGTGGGAGCTCCTTCAATTATGAATGCTTATCCTGAAATTCTTGTGAACTTAGAGAAACTGCTAGATGAGAAATCCTCGGAGCCTTGGAGTCAGCGCCGTCTTCCCACAATGACAGCTACCTATCCTGCTGTCATTGACAGTGATGTAGAGGAAGATGAAGCAAGAGAATTCCCTAAGCCCCGTAAATGTGGGAGATCATCAAGGCCATCTGCAATGTCAAGTCATGACAACTTCCTTCAGAAAGACTGCACTGCTGAACAAGCTGTCTCTAAGCAGATCAGAGCACTTCGCAAGAAGCTGCAACAAATTGAGATTCTTGAGGCTAAACAACTTGCAGGTCATCAGCTTGACAATCAGCAGCTAGCGAAGCTCGAGTCTAGGGCTGCCCTTGAAGGTgaacttgctgaacttggcattcCCTCAGAGGCATACTCAACTTCCTCTGCTTGTCCAGCAGATGGTAGGACAAACAGAAAACCTGAGGTTTCTAAGATACAGAAGAGAAAGAACAAGCAGGCTACACAGACTCTGTCCGTGAAAAGTGAGCCTGGGCAACAAATCCCCATTATGGATCTTCAAGAAGTTCTACCAGTCAATATATCTGCTGAAAAG GAGGCGTATGCTGCTGATCCAATCAAACATATAGAGGCTGCCGCTTTCAGCAACACAAAAGACATTGCTTCTCCATTGGAGAAGAAACCTTCCCAACCAACTTCATCAAAAAAGAAGAATAGGAAAGGTGGCTTGTCCTTGTTTCTGAGTGGTGCTCTCGATGACACCCCAAAACCAAGCCTCCCTGCCCCTGTTGTGCCTATCACACCAAAGCCTGAAGGACCTGCCTGGGGTGGTGCAAAGATAACCAAGGGACCTGCTTCTCTTCGAGATATCCAAAGCGAGCAGAGTAAAACAAATGAGCCTACTTCGGCTAAGGCAAAAGACCGCTATGAGAACTCACCTGATAGTGCTGGGCGTGTGCGACTTTCTTCATTCATTCCAGATTCACATTCAAGCCCAATAGCTGTCACACCTGCTCGTGCGGTGCCTTCTTCTGAAGGTGACAAGAGCACACCACCATGGTCATCTTCTGCTACCTCACCCAATGTATCACGTCCTTCGCTCAGGGACATACAAATGCAGCAG GAGAAACGGCACCATGGCATCTCCCACAGCCCGAAAACCCAGACATCAGGCTTCTCTATACCGCACCATGACGGATCACCAGAGGTTGGTGGTGTGAAAGACAACGTACCCAACCGCTGGTTCAGGCCAGAGATTGATGCTCCATCCTCCATCCGCTCTATCCAGATCGAGGAGCAGGCTATTAAAGACTTCAAGCGCTTCTACAGCAGCGTGAGGATTGTCAAGCCGCTCTATCCAGATCGAGGAGCAGGCTATTAA